From Crassaminicella indica, one genomic window encodes:
- a CDS encoding S-layer homology domain-containing protein → MKNKFQYILLMIWILLISGIYAVSYAENAEGYFPPQPKDITVLVSKPTISMQLFLNNNSVKEIDMKLNGKSVTAQYDEKQQMVFYVPKKPLKAGQYKVDLNIALEGQKFIKESWKFYVGKNAVEELPSPSEEQKKALNYSNRYRRLLGISEFKLNDSLNAAAMAHSNYMALNKKFTHDEFTNDKGFTGTQAYNRAGAFGYIGNFVAENVSSGSKDYQDAIDGLIDAPYHRLAWIYPYYLDLGYGAKDQYYTFNFGGKKALEDKMIVYPIENQTDVAVSWDGNEIPNPLRFYNTTGTVGYPISLSYFSKNDIEKFTIEKVTLKNSKGVLVDSYVNTPQKDDKLHDSILIIPSKPLEKGEKYTVFVKGKITFKDKKVKDIVKTWSFTTVKEEKSKNEWMKKYIYKDVKGHWAQKDILDLGESGILSPKFNNLYKPDDKITRAEFTEFIVNALGLHTKPYEGIFKDVKKDTNKAVYIEAAYRAGIIKGMGDGSFHPDREIRREEIAVIVMKAYEKKGSKHKINQSPVLSFIDKDDIAPWALKDVKLAYEIGIIKGRDTGKFAPKDFATRAEGAVLVKKLLEKI, encoded by the coding sequence ATGAAAAATAAATTTCAATATATTCTTTTGATGATTTGGATACTTTTAATAAGTGGAATATATGCGGTTAGTTATGCGGAAAACGCAGAGGGCTATTTTCCTCCACAGCCAAAGGATATTACAGTGCTTGTTTCTAAGCCTACTATAAGTATGCAACTATTCTTAAATAACAACAGCGTAAAAGAAATAGATATGAAATTAAATGGAAAATCTGTTACTGCCCAGTATGATGAAAAACAGCAGATGGTTTTTTATGTACCGAAAAAGCCTCTTAAGGCAGGACAATATAAAGTAGATTTGAATATAGCTTTAGAGGGACAAAAATTTATAAAGGAAAGCTGGAAGTTTTATGTTGGTAAAAATGCAGTAGAAGAGCTACCAAGTCCTTCAGAAGAACAAAAAAAAGCATTGAATTATTCTAATAGATATAGAAGACTTCTAGGAATTTCCGAATTTAAATTAAATGATTCGTTGAATGCAGCAGCAATGGCTCATTCAAATTATATGGCGTTAAATAAGAAGTTTACGCATGATGAGTTTACAAATGATAAGGGGTTTACTGGAACACAGGCGTATAATAGAGCAGGGGCTTTTGGATATATAGGAAATTTTGTAGCAGAAAATGTTAGTTCAGGATCAAAGGATTATCAAGATGCAATTGATGGTTTAATTGATGCACCTTATCATCGATTAGCTTGGATTTATCCATATTATTTAGATTTAGGGTATGGAGCAAAGGATCAATATTATACCTTTAATTTTGGAGGAAAAAAGGCTTTAGAAGATAAGATGATTGTATATCCTATAGAAAATCAAACAGATGTGGCTGTTTCATGGGATGGTAATGAAATCCCTAATCCATTAAGATTTTATAATACAACAGGAACAGTAGGATATCCTATTTCTCTATCTTATTTTAGTAAAAATGATATTGAAAAATTTACTATAGAGAAGGTTACATTGAAAAATAGTAAAGGAGTTTTAGTTGATAGCTATGTTAATACTCCACAAAAGGATGATAAATTGCATGATAGTATATTGATTATTCCTTCTAAGCCTCTAGAAAAAGGTGAAAAATATACTGTATTTGTGAAAGGAAAAATAACATTTAAGGATAAAAAGGTGAAAGATATTGTCAAGACCTGGAGCTTCACAACAGTAAAAGAAGAAAAAAGTAAAAATGAATGGATGAAAAAATATATATACAAGGATGTAAAAGGTCATTGGGCTCAAAAAGATATATTAGATTTGGGTGAGAGCGGTATTTTATCACCTAAATTCAATAATTTATATAAACCAGATGACAAGATTACAAGGGCAGAATTTACTGAGTTTATTGTAAACGCATTAGGGCTTCATACAAAGCCTTATGAAGGAATTTTTAAGGATGTGAAAAAGGATACAAACAAAGCAGTTTATATTGAAGCTGCATATAGAGCTGGGATTATAAAAGGGATGGGAGATGGAAGCTTCCATCCAGACCGTGAGATTAGAAGAGAAGAAATTGCTGTCATTGTTATGAAAGCTTATGAGAAAAAAGGAAGTAAGCATAAAATCAATCAATCTCCTGTCTTATCATTTATAGATAAGGACGATATAGCCCCTTGGGCGTTAAAGGATGTAAAGTTGGCTTATGAAATAGGGATTATAAAGGGACGGGATACTGGTAAATTTGCACCAAAGGATTTTGCAACAAGAGCTGAAGGTGCAGTTTTGGTTAAAAAATTATTAGAAAAAATTTAA
- a CDS encoding Asp23/Gls24 family envelope stress response protein: MKVIALVGKSGTGKSYRALSLAHEKNINYIIDDGLFIKGNKIIAGKSAKRQATSVAAVKTALFIHQDHREEVKGAIKEEKPDGVLILGTSKKMVDKISMQLDIAPIEEYIYIEDISSKEERKIAKKQRNEYGKHVIPVPTFEIKKDFSGYFIDPLKILRRRKDDTVQISEKSVVRPTFSYMGKYMISDKVIKDLVNYSAKQVEGIHKVSRVDVRNYQSGVSIYVELVAIYGNPIHEIAKEVQAKIMKEVEHMTALNILAVNIFVKKISVS, from the coding sequence ATGAAGGTGATTGCACTAGTTGGTAAAAGTGGTACTGGGAAAAGTTATAGAGCTTTGAGCCTTGCGCATGAAAAGAATATAAATTATATAATTGATGATGGATTATTTATAAAAGGAAATAAAATAATTGCAGGAAAATCTGCAAAAAGGCAGGCAACTTCTGTAGCAGCAGTAAAAACAGCACTTTTTATTCATCAAGACCATAGAGAAGAAGTAAAAGGAGCTATAAAGGAGGAAAAGCCAGATGGAGTATTAATTTTAGGTACCTCTAAAAAGATGGTGGATAAAATTTCAATGCAGCTTGATATAGCTCCTATTGAAGAATATATATATATCGAAGATATTTCATCAAAGGAAGAAAGAAAAATTGCAAAAAAACAAAGAAATGAATATGGCAAGCATGTAATTCCTGTTCCTACCTTTGAGATTAAAAAGGATTTTTCAGGATATTTTATAGATCCTTTGAAAATATTAAGAAGGAGAAAAGATGATACTGTGCAAATATCTGAAAAATCAGTTGTGAGACCTACCTTTAGTTATATGGGAAAATACATGATTTCTGATAAAGTAATCAAGGATTTGGTTAATTATTCAGCTAAGCAAGTAGAAGGAATCCATAAAGTTTCTAGAGTAGATGTTCGCAATTATCAAAGTGGAGTTAGTATATATGTGGAACTTGTAGCTATATATGGAAATCCTATACATGAGATAGCTAAAGAGGTTCAAGCGAAAATAATGAAAGAAGTAGAGCATATGACAGCGTTAAATATATTAGCAGTAAATATATTTGTAAAAAAAATAAGCGTTTCCTGA
- the gdhA gene encoding NADP-specific glutamate dehydrogenase, giving the protein MPNQLNAQDYIERVIEKVKKTDADQPEFLQAVEEVLPTLKPVIEKHPEYIKANLLERFVEPERQIIFRVPWVDDQGNLQVNRGFRVQFNGAIGPYKGGLRFHPSVYLGIIKFLGFEQILKNSLTGLPIGGGKGGSDFDPRGKSDDEIMRFCQSFMTELYRHIGPDVDVPAGDIGVGAREIGYLYGYYRRLRGAFENGVLTGKGLSYGGSLIRPEATGFGVAYFCQEMLKHEGETFEGKTVALSGFGNVAWGACRKVAELGGKVVTLSGPDGYIYDPDGIVTEEKINYLLEMRASGRDKVKDYADKFGVEFFPGEKPWGVKVDIIMPCATQNDIHLEHAKKIVENGIKFVCEGANMPTTNEAIAYLLENNVIVGPAKAANAGGVATSALEMAQNSMRYSWTAEEVDQKLHQIMINIHNNAMKAAEEYGFGYNLVAGANIAGFIKVADAMYAQGNY; this is encoded by the coding sequence ATGCCAAATCAATTAAATGCACAGGATTATATTGAAAGAGTAATTGAGAAAGTGAAAAAAACTGATGCAGATCAACCTGAGTTTTTACAAGCTGTTGAAGAAGTATTACCTACATTAAAGCCTGTAATAGAAAAACACCCAGAGTATATAAAAGCTAATCTTTTAGAGAGATTTGTTGAACCTGAAAGACAAATCATTTTTAGAGTACCATGGGTTGATGATCAAGGAAATTTACAGGTAAATCGTGGATTTAGAGTTCAATTTAATGGAGCGATTGGACCTTACAAGGGAGGATTACGTTTTCACCCATCAGTTTATCTTGGAATTATTAAATTCTTAGGATTTGAGCAAATATTAAAGAATTCACTAACAGGTCTTCCAATTGGAGGAGGTAAAGGTGGTTCTGACTTTGACCCTAGAGGAAAATCTGATGATGAAATCATGAGATTCTGCCAAAGCTTTATGACAGAGTTATATAGACATATTGGGCCAGATGTTGACGTTCCAGCTGGAGATATAGGTGTTGGAGCAAGAGAAATTGGATACCTTTATGGATATTATAGAAGACTTAGAGGAGCATTTGAAAACGGAGTGCTAACAGGAAAAGGTTTATCTTATGGTGGAAGCTTAATAAGACCAGAAGCTACAGGCTTTGGTGTAGCTTATTTCTGTCAAGAAATGTTAAAGCATGAAGGAGAGACTTTTGAAGGTAAAACAGTTGCATTATCAGGATTTGGTAATGTTGCTTGGGGTGCTTGTAGAAAAGTTGCAGAATTAGGCGGTAAAGTAGTTACATTATCAGGACCAGATGGATACATTTATGACCCAGATGGTATTGTAACAGAAGAAAAAATTAATTATTTATTGGAAATGCGTGCTTCTGGTAGAGATAAAGTAAAGGATTATGCCGATAAATTTGGCGTTGAATTTTTCCCAGGAGAAAAACCATGGGGAGTTAAGGTTGATATTATTATGCCATGTGCTACTCAAAATGATATTCACCTAGAGCATGCTAAAAAAATAGTTGAAAATGGTATTAAGTTTGTTTGTGAAGGTGCAAACATGCCTACTACAAATGAAGCGATTGCATACTTACTAGAAAATAATGTTATTGTAGGACCTGCTAAAGCTGCTAATGCTGGTGGAGTTGCTACATCTGCTCTTGAAATGGCTCAAAACAGTATGAGATATTCTTGGACAGCAGAGGAAGTAGACCAAAAGCTTCATCAAATCATGATTAATATCCATAATAATGCTATGAAAGCTGCTGAGGAATATGGATTTGGTTATAACTTAGTTGCTGGTGCAAATATTGCTGGGTTTATTAAAGTAGCAGATGCAATGTACGCACAAGGAAATTATTAA